From one Salmo salar chromosome ssa09, Ssal_v3.1, whole genome shotgun sequence genomic stretch:
- the LOC123724082 gene encoding basic proline-rich protein-like — protein sequence MPSGPARGPAPSGPAREARMPSAQPEGPACPPAGGAACFRPTEGGPPAFQPSPGARMPLRPSPRALHCPRPSRGALLSPGPAEGSCTGAPPRPPGPSCPPARLGESVCLGAFLGSTRMGGARGGAGSASLHGATSRDRLHCSFPNAPSTHDQQVIDPKPDHHKDVIGILPGV from the exons atgccttccggcccggcccggGGCCCCGcgccttccggcccggcccgagaaGCCCGCATGCcttcggcccagcccgaggggcccgcatgcccgCCCGCCGGGGGGGCCGCGTGCTTCCGGCCCACCGAGGGAGGCCCGCCTGCCTTCCAGCCCAGCCCGGGGGCCCGCATGCCCcttcggcccagcccgagggcccTACACTGCCCCCGGCCCAGCCGAGGAGCCCTCCTGTCCCCAGGCCCAGCCGAGGGCTCCTGTACCGGGGCCCCTCCCCGGCCGccggggccctcctgtcctccggcccggctcgggGAGTCCGTCTGCCTGGGCGCCTTTCTCGGCTCCACCCGAATGGGCGGCGCCCGAGGTGGAGCAGGGTCCGCATCACTGCACGGAGCCACCTCCcgggatag GCTGCACTGCAGCTTCCCCAATGCACCATCCACCCACGACCAGCAGGTG ATTGACCCAAAACCTGACCACCACAAGGACGTGATCGGCATCCTCCCAGGGGTATGA